The proteins below are encoded in one region of Brachionichthys hirsutus isolate HB-005 chromosome 12, CSIRO-AGI_Bhir_v1, whole genome shotgun sequence:
- the galnt3 gene encoding polypeptide N-acetylgalactosaminyltransferase 3 gives MIHRFLRRRLHPLKLVIVALVFVTFVFFMQWEVGSQSQQEDPWLKEMAVKRDAMLGMVIGAVNNFRDVIPKMQIRAPQRQQDSPESMSCLPGHYTAAELKPALERPPQNPHAPGASGKAFHTDSLSPEEQKERERGEDKHCFNLYASDRISLSRDLGADTRPPECIEQIFKRCPPLLTTSVIIVFHNEAWSTLLRTVYSVLHTSPAILLKEIILVDDASTDDVLKDELDEYLKHLHIVRVVRQRERKGLITARLLGASVATGDTLTFLDAHCECLNGWLEPLLTRIAENYTAVVSPDITTIDLNTFEFMKPSPYGQNHNRGNFDWGLAFGWESLPDHEKQRRSDETYPIKTPTFAGGLYSISKEYFYHIGSYDEEMEIWGGENIEMSFRVWQCGGQLEIIPCSVVGHVFRTKSPHTFPKGTQVIARNQVRLAEVWMDDFKEIFYRRNQQAGQLAKDRAFGDISKRVDLRVGLQCKSFSWYLKNIYPEVFMPDLNPLRCGSVKNVGKYSCLDAGENNEGGKQLIMYPCHGLGGNQYFELSTHHEIRHNIQKELCLHGEEGAVKLEDCQYKGSRTFVGAEQKWELKDNQLLYIPELKMCLSASDEHPSLAPCDPTDKYQLWNFG, from the exons ATGATCCACAGATTTCTGCGCAGGCGGCTGCACCCGCTTAAACTGGTGATAGTTGCCCTTGTTTTCGTCACGTTTGTATTCTTCATGCAATGGGAAGTAGGGAGCCAGAGTCAGCAGGAGGACCCTTGGCTGAAGGAGATGGCGGTGAAGAGAGATGCCATGCTGGGCATGGTAATTGGAGCTGTCAATAATTTCAGGGATGTGATCCCAAAAATGCAGATCAGAGCTCCCCAACGACAGCAGGACAGTCCAGAGAGCATGTCATGTCTTCCTGGTCACTACACTGCTGCTGAGCTCAAGCCGGCTTTGGAGCGGCCACCTCAGAACCCTCATGCTCCCGGAGCATCGGGGAAGGCTTTCCACACAGACTCACTAAGCCccgaggagcagaaggagaggGAGCGGGGTGAAGATAAACACTGCTTTAACCTGTATGCCAGTGACCGCATCTCCCTGAGCAGAGACCTGGGTGCAGACACAAGACCACCAGA ATGTATTGAGCAAATCTTCAAGCGATGCCCCCCCTTGCTGACAACCAGCGTGATAATTGTGTTTCACAATGAGGCTTGGAGCACGCTGCTGAGGACAGTCTACAGTGTCCTGCACACCTCCCCTGCCATTCTCCTCAAGGAGATCATCCTGGTGGACGACGCCAGTACGGATG ATGTGTTGAAGGATGAGTTGGATGAGTATTTGAAGCATCTTCACATAGTTCGTGTTGTCCGCCAGAGAGAGCGGAAAGGGCTCATTACAGCTCGCCTTCTGGGTGCCTCCGTTGCCACCGGTGACACGCTCACCTTCCTCGACGCCCACT GTGAATGCTTGAATGGATGGCTGGAGCCTCTCCTGACCCGAATAGCGGAGAATTACACTGCTGTCGTGAGTCCTGATATAACCACTATTGATCTCAACACATTTGAGTTCATGAAACCCTCTCCATACGGTCAGAACCACAACCGGGGAAACTTTGACTGGGGCCTTGCCTTCGGCTGGGAGAGTCTTCCAGATCACGAGAAACAAAGGAGGAGTGATGAAACATACCCCATTAA GACTCCTACATTTGCTGGTGGGCTCTACTCCATCTCTAAAGAATATTTCTATCACATTGGAAGCTATGATGAAGAAATGGAGATCTGGGGCGGTGAGAACATTGAAATGTCATTTAGG GTGTGGCAGTGTGGCGGACAGCTGGAGATTATCCCTTGTTCTGTTGTCGGCCATGTTTTCCGCACCAAGAGTCCCCACACTTTTCCCAAGGGTACGCAAGTGATCGCTCGTAATCAGGTGCGACTGGCAGAGGTTTGGATGGACGACTTTAAAGAGATATTTTATCGTCGTAACCAGCAAGCCGGGCAGTTGGCAAAAGAT AGGGCCTTTGGAGACATCTCAAAACGCGTGGACCTCCGTGTAGGATTGCAGTGCAAGAGCTTCTCATGGTATTTGAAGAACATTTATCCCGAAGTCTTCATGCCTGATCTCAACCCACTCCGCTGTGGCTCG GTGAAAAATGTTGGCAAATACTCATGTCTGGATGCTGGAGAGAACAATGAGGGAGGGAAACAGCTGATTATGTACCCATGTCATGGACTCGGAGGAAAccag TATTTTGAGTTATCCACGCATCACGAGATTAGACACAACATTCAGAAGGAGCTATGTTTGCATGGGGAGGAGGGGGCTGTGAAGCTGGAGGACTGCCAGTATAAAGGCAGCCGCACATTTGTCGGAGCAGAGCAAAAATGGGAACTGAAGGAT AACCAGTTACTCTACATCCCAGAATTGAAAATGTGCCTGAGTGCAAGCGATGAGCATCCgtctctggccccctgcgaccCCACAGACAAATACCAGCTCTGGAACTTTGGCTGA
- the ttc21b gene encoding tetratricopeptide repeat protein 21B, translated as MEDEETTLALITYYCYEKYYNQAVNAAFAAQRLYRGDSVYSFFHAYGTLMQDQIEAASVELDSLRDSRDVSLCTLLALVYSEKKKTSPNREVIQELDAKVKEDRKSATPKSLYYAGMLLWLLGRNDKAREYIERMIKLSNGSREGIILKAWIDVTSGKDAYVKKAGKCFDEGLKERADAFGLMGKAQFYEYRQNYPGALEVVNQVIVSFPGFLPALVKKMKLLLSVRDWEHSVDAAHRLLQKDKNNLEALRMLALHSLCREGDITESVKQLSNLISSLEILEPHNPEPFFRMSLAFTRVCGRNEKVIEQTFRMVERAFSLAPKDSDLATELGYQMVLQGRIKEAMKWYKTAMTLDETSVAALTGIIRCQLLEGQIKDAAQQLEFFIEIQQSIGKSGELLYLHAVLAVKKHRPQEEVTKLLNDAVETHLSNLHGLPVGVEYFEMLNPDFLLEIIKEYLALCPAKPPAQAQPPPPQLQHCATLLDTVVRVVPGLPPGIFLLAKVRYLSGDIDAAQSSLQHCLDHCPSYADAHLLMAQIHLLQGNFTLGSQSLEVCLSLNFEIREHPMYHLIEAQTKKKMGALTDAIQTLQKAMSLPGVRRAGSSPKSKNKKVQLTPADCVSVFLELAEALWLNGEQHEAAKVMQDAINEFSGTPEELRVTIANADLALLRGDTQLALTMLRNVTPEQPYYIQAKEKMGEIYLNHRKDKRLYASCYREMVEKLPSPHTYLLLGDAYINIQEPEKAIEVYELALKKNPKDGALASKIGKALVKTHNYVKAINYYEAALKTEQQSFLRYDLAELLMKMNQYERSERVLHDALAHEAVNDLLSLSDDCRYLVLLAKIHNKVDKNEESLFSLHRAREVQAKVLKRVQLEQPDALPMQKQLAAEISAEIAKHYASQRGYERAVKFYKDALVYCETDSKVMLELARLYLTLDELDACQEQCFVILKNDQFNEDATLMMADIMFRKQEYEQAVVHFQQLLERKPDNYPTLSRLIDLLRRAGKLEEVPKFLDMAEKHSTRSKFDPGFHYCKGLYLWFTGEPNDALRHFNKARKDNDWGQNAVYNMIEIYLNPDNDTMGGEVFENLDGDIGNSAEKQESEQLAVRTAEKLLKEIKPQTPGGHVQLCILENYCVLATKQKANVEKALSVFTEIANNEKDHVPALLAMATAYMMLKQSPRARNQLKRIAKMNWSIVDADEFEKSWLLLADIYIHSGKYDMAGDLLKRCLNHNKSCCKAYEYLGYIMEKEQTFRDAALNYELAWKYGNRTNPTIGYKLAFNYLKAKRYVDAIDVCHKVLDAHPNYPRMKKDLLDKARAALRT; from the exons atggaggatgaagagacGACGTTG GCTTTGATCACGTATTATTGCTATGAAAAGTACTACAATCAAGCCGTGAACGCCGCATTTGCTGCTCAGAGGCTTTACAGAGGTGATTCTGTCTACAGTTTTTTCCATGCATATGGTACCCTAATGCAAG ATCAAATTGAAGCCGCATCAGTGGAGCTGGACTCATTAAGGGACAGTCGAGATGTGTCTCTCTGCACATTACTGGCCCTCGTGTATTCTGAGAAAAAGAAGACAAGCCCAA ataGAGAAGTAATTCAAGAACTCGATGCTAAAGTGAAAGAGGATCGTAAAAGTGCGACGCCTAAAAGTCTGTACTATGCAGGGATGCTTCTGTGGTTATTAGGCCGAAATGATAAGGCAAGGGAGTACATAGAGAGGATGATCAAACTCTCCAATGGCTCTCGAGAG GGTATAATCCTAAAAGCCTGGATTGATGTGACATCTGGTAAAGACGCCTACGTCAAAAAGGCTGGAAAGTGCTTTGATGAGGGACTGAAGGAGAGAGCAGATGCTTTTGGCTTGATGGGAAAG GCACAATTCTATGAATATCGTCAGAACTACCCCGGAGCATTGGAGGTGGTTAACCAGGTCATTGTTAGTTTTCCTGGGTTTTTGCCTGCCCTTGTTAAGAAGATGAAACTGCTGCTCAGCGTGCGAGATTGGGAGCACAGTGTAGATGCAGCACACAG ACTTTTACAGAAGGATAAAAACAACCTAGAGGCACTGCGAATGCTAGCTCTACATTCGTTATGTAGAGAAGGAGATATTACAGAG TCAGTAAAGCAGCTTTCAAACCTCATCAGCAGCTTGGAGATCCTGGAACCACACAACCCAGAACCTTTCTTCAGGATGTCTCTAGCCTTCACCCGTGTT TGTGGACGAAATGAAAAAGTGATTGAGCAGACGTTCAGGATGGTGGAAAGAGCCTTCTCTCTGGCACCGAAGGATTCAGATTTAGCCACCGAGTTGGGCTACCAGATGGTGCTTCAGGGCAGAATCAAGGAGGCTATGAAGTGGTATAAGACTGCCATGACTCTGGATGAGACAAGTGTTGCTGCTTTAACTG GTATAATTCGTTGCCAACTTTTAGAAGGCCAGATCAAAGATGCCGCACAGCAGCTGGAATTTTTCATAGAGATTCAACAGTCTATTGGAAAATCAGGA GAGCTACTGTACCTACATGCTGTTCTGGCAGTGAAAAAACACCGACCACAAGAAGAGGTGACCAAACTGTTAAACGATGCTGTGGAGACACACTTGTCCAACTTGCATGGTCTACCTGTAGGAGTGGAGTATTTTGAAATGCTCAACCCTGATTTCCTGTTGGAGATCATCAAAGAGTATCTTGCACTATGTCCTGCTAAG CCACCAGCCCAGGCTCAGCCTCCCCCTCCTCAGCTCCAGCACTGTGCCACACTGTTGGACACTGTGGTCAGGGTTGTACCAGGTCTCCCACCAGGGATCTTCCTGCTTGCAAAAGTAAGGTATCTTTCAG GTGACATTGATGCTGCTCAGAGCAGCCTACAACACTGCCTGGACCACTGTCCTTCCTATGCAGATGCTCATCTGCTAATGGCACAGATCCATCTGCTGCAGGGTAACTTCACCTTGGGTTCCCAGTCTCTTGAAGTCTGTCTGAGCCTTAATTTTGAG ATCCGAGAACATCCGATGTACCACCTTATTGAAGCtcagacaaagaagaaaatgggTGCGCTGACAGATGCTATCCAGACGCTGCAGAAGGCCATGAGTCTCCCAGGCGTCCGCAGAGCTGGATCCTCACCCAAATCAAAAAATAAGAAGGTTCAGCTGACTCCTGCTGATTGTGTCTCTGTCTTCTTGGAGTTAGCTGAGGCCCTGTGGCTGAATGGGGAACAG CATGAAGCAGCAAAGGTGATGCAGGATGCCATCAACGAGTTTTCAGGAACCCCTGAGGAGCTACGGGTCACCATCGCTAATGCGGACTTGGCCCTGCTACGTGGTGACACCCAGCTAGCGCTGACTATGCTCAGAAACGTTACTCCAGAGCAGCCGTACTACATCCAGGCCAAGGAGAAGATGGGAGAAATATATCTGAACCACCGAAAAGATAAACGTCTCTATGCAAGCTGTTACAG AGAAATGGTGGAGAAGCTGCCCAGCCCTCACACGTACCTCCTGCTTGGCGATGCCTACATTAACATTCAAGAA CCGGAAAAAGCTATCGAGGTTTATGAGCTCGCTCTGAAGAAAAACCCCAAAGATGGGGCTTTAGCCAGCAAGATTGGAAAAGCCCTGGTCAAGACTCACAACTATGTCAAG GCAATAAATTACTATGAAGCAGCTCTGAAGACTGAGCAGCAGAGCTTCCTGCGCTATGACTTGGCTGAATTGCTCATGAAGATGAATCAGTACGAGCGCAGTGAGAGGGTCTTGCATGACGCTCTGGCCCATGAAGCAG TAAATGACCTGCTGTCCCTCTCGGATGACTGCCGTTATCTGGTCCTGTTGGCAAAGATCCACAATAAGGTTGACAAAAACGAGGAATCTTTATTTTCCCTTCATAGG GCTCGGGAGGTGCAGGCCAAGGTGCTGAAGCGGGTGCAGTTGGAGCAACCTGATGCCCTCCCCATGCAGAAGCAGCTTGCTGCAGAGATCAGTGCAGAGATAGCTAAACACTACGCGAGTCAGAGAGGCTATGAGAGGGCGGTCAAATTCTACAAAGACGCTCTTGTGTATTGTGAGACAGATAGCAAG GTGATGCTAGAGTTGGCGAGGCTGTACCTCACGCTAGATGAGCTTGATGCATGCCAGGAGCAATGTTTTGTCATTCTGAAGAATGACCAGTTCAATGAAGATGCAACTCTG ATGATGGCCGACATTATGTTTAGGAAGCAGGAATACGAACAGGCTGTTGTCCACTTTCAACAACTCCTCGAGCGCAAACCAG ACAATTACCCAACACTGTCACGTCTAATTGACTTACTGAGAAGAGCTGGGAAGTTGGAAGAAGTTCCCAAATTTCTTGACATGGCAGAAAAACATTCTACTCGGTCCAAGTTTGACCCTGGGTTCCACTACTGCAAAGGACTTTATCTTTG GTTCACAGGAGAACCCAATGATGCTCTGCGACACTTCAACAAAGCTCGAAAAGATAATGACTGGGGTCAGAATGCTGTTTATAACATGATTGAAATATACCTGAACCCTGACAATGACACCATGGGAGGAGAAGTGTTTGAGAATTTAGATGGTGACATTGG CAATTCCGCAGAGAAGCAGGAGTCAGAGCAGCTCGCTGTCAGAACAGccgagaagctgctgaaggaaatAAAGCCTCAGACCCCTGGTGGACATGTGCAGCTCTGCATCCTGGAGAACTACTGTGTTCTGGCAACTAAGCAGAAGGCAAACGTTGAGAAAGCCCTTAGTGTTTTCACAGAAATAGCAAACAATGAG AAAGACCACGTGCCGGCACTATTGGCCATGGCAACAGCTTATATGATGCTGAAACAAAGCCCTCGAGCAAGGAATCAGCTCAAACGCATAGCTAAGATGAACTGGAGCATTGTTGACGCCGATGAGTTTGAGAAGAGCTGGCTGCTCTTGGCAGACATTTACATCCATTCTGGGAAGTATGACATGGCGGGAGACCTTTTAAAGAGATGCCTCAACCATAACAAG TCTTGCTGTAAAGCTTATGAATATCTGGGCTACATAATGGAAAAGGAGCAGACGTTCCGTGATGCAGCACTCAACTATGAACTGGCTTGGAAATATGGAAATCGGACAAACCCGACCATTG gatACAAGCTTGCTTTCAATTACCTAAAAGCAAAGAGGTATGTTGATGCCATAGACGTGTGCCATAAG GTTCTAGATGCTCATCCAAATTATCCCCGAATGAAAAAGGACCTCCTGGATAAAGCCCGTGCTGCCCTGAGAACTTAG
- the csrnp3 gene encoding cysteine/serine-rich nuclear protein 3, with product MSGILKRKFEEVEISTSPCSSLRESDDEVSCSESGDSSDSVNPASSPFTPNSILKTEKRLRTQRVHFENVTVYYFSRRQGFTSVPSQGGSTLGMSNRHSWIRQYSLGEFALEQERIHRDMLRDHLKEEKLNSIKLKLTKNGTVESEEANTLTSEDISDDDIDLDNTEVDEYFFLQPLTTKKRRALLRSSGVKKINVEEKHELRAIRMSREDCGCDCRVFCDPETCACSIAGIKCQVDRMSFPCGCTKEGCSNSTGRVEFNPIRVRTHFLHTIMKLELEKSREQQTSPTNGYRSEKNDMGSGNPLIQPQHRLEYSMSDAVPQTASMHLQPADDMEEPLDDDEEDEYDEEEEDSSSVCSVLSDSSTQSLANSDSEEEEEEDEDEQKFENFQDDLVSPVVSHTEVVPLSSVLCYSDGSVVNGNRTNGNIYSMNSSAEYYQLESPSAISNGQTSQTSKAYGEASSFQEPVGTTNVSLGEGPFNMSPEQYTDYSNQAEEQYATNRHFTLTNGASTTPMSCYTADEKIALSKAAFMEQPDNRNQTHFQKYNNQSSYKSHSACMTAEQPQQESSVNGHSDLTLLTSNNTNLPLPDQCPEVTAI from the exons CCAACTCGATACTGAAGACAGAGAAGCGCCTGCGGACACAGAGGGTGCACTTTGAGAATGTGACAGTGTATTACTTCAGCCGGCGTCAGGGCTTCACTAGCGTGCCCAGCCAAGGGGGGAGCACACTGGGCATGTCCAACAGGCACAGCTGGATCAGGCAGTACTCACTTGGTGAATTTGccctggagcaggagaggatcCATAGAGACATGCTCAGAGATCACCTCAAAGAGGAGAAACTCAACTCAATCAAACTCAAG CTGACTAAAAATGGTACAGTGGAGTCGGAGGAGGCCAACACGTTGACGTCAGAAGACATCTCTGATGATGACATCGATCTCGACAACACAGAGGTAGACGAGTACTTCTTCCTGCAGCCTCTCACCACTAAAAAGCGTCGGGCGCTGTTACGCTCCTCGGGGGTAAAGAAGATTAATGTGGAGGAGAAACATGAACTGCGAGCTATCCGGATGTCTAGGGAAGACTGTGGCTGTGATTGCCGTGTCTTCTGTGACCCAGAGACCTGTGCCTGCAGCATCGCAGGGATAAAGTGCCAG GTGGACCGTATGTCATTTCCATGTGGCTGTACAAAGGAGGGCTGCAGCAATTCAACTGGAAGAGTAGAGTTTAATCCCATTCGTGTTCGGACGCATTTCTTGCACACCATCATGAAGCTGGAGCTAGAAAAGAGTCGTGAGCAGCAGACGTCCCCCACCAATGGTTACCGTAGCGAAAAAAATGACATGGGGAGTGGAAACCCACTCATTCAACCACAGCACAGGTTAGAGTACTCCATGTCAGACGCTGTTCCGCAGACGGCCAGCATGCatctgcagcctgcagacgacATGGAGGAGCCActagatgatgatgaggaggatgaatatgatgaggaggaggaggacagtaGCAGCGTATGCAGTGTACTCTCTGATTCCAGCACCCAGAGTTTAGCTAACAGTgactcagaggaggaggaagaggaggatgaggatgaacaGAAATTTGAGAACTTTCAGGATGACCTGGTGAGCCCTGTAGTGTCTCATACTGAGGTGgtccctctgtcctctgtgttgTGTTATAGCGATGGCTCTGTGGTGAATGGTAACCGCACGAatggaaacatttattcaatGAACTCCTCGGCTGAGTACTATCAGCTGGAGAGCCCCAGTGCCATCTCTAATGGCCAAACCAGCCAAACCAGTAAAGCCTACGGGGAGGCTTCTTCATTCCAAGAACCCGTTGGCACGACCAATGTCAGTCTGGGCGAAGGACCGTTCAACATGTCTCCTGAGCAGTACACAGACTACTCAAATCAGGCTGAGGAGCAATACGCAACTAATCGCCATTTCACTCTGACCAATGGTGCTTCCACCACCCCCATGTCCTGCTACACAGCTGATGAGAAGATTGCGTTGTCCAAAGCAGCATTTATGGAACAGCCTGACAACCGGAACCAGACACACTTTCAGAAGTATAACAACCAGAGTTCCTACAAGAGTCACAGCGCGTGCATGACGGCTGAACAACCACAGCAAGAGTCCAGTGTTAATGGACATTCTGACCTGACCTTATTAACAAGCAACAATACGAACCTCCCTTTACCAGACCAATGCCCTGAGGTCACAGCCATTTAG